One segment of Phragmites australis chromosome 13, lpPhrAust1.1, whole genome shotgun sequence DNA contains the following:
- the LOC133889431 gene encoding putative disease resistance RPP13-like protein 1 — protein MRLNHICVQQAGLKLLGRDNIRQKIMEKILLDRNGGSNCTVICINGGSGHGKTSLLHVLYDDQQLMDAFDQRISIQMSDKLDILMLFRKIVEFAMSDHCSITNLTCLQEMVKEDIADKKFLLFLDDADMEDQQFWNSVLEVLNAGAKGSAVVMATRSVTVTALRGLDLKAIGGLLCQTETIFLEKDMFEGSVMLLQLFYDVLPIHLKKCLAFCSLFPEGYIFDKIHMVLLWISHGCVRPVEGCELEGVGVAYFNELLRRSFFQYSSFQNDKDDKFVMHELIYNVVEPVSRNRYFKSEDLLSSVPENILHLSIVSSQFQAVQLMSRTEKLKDLQTFLVVQPEWQPYNICFPTLNLVGLDNVLLNFTTLETLDLRYTDIEELPISIVGLRNLQYLSLNYTSVRALPSELCCLSNLQTLKANDCRFLTKLPGDAKKLLKLRHLDVTKELGYVHLPHGVGQLTELRTLPVFHASGDSLHCSISELGSLHNMRGCLRLSGLESVKTGSKAQESNLKDKQHLQDLTLQWHNGSIDIDVDDEEADSVAEKVLESHQPHVNLQDLAIRGYQGSAFPAWMQDSSSLPSLVSLTLDSCCNCTQFPALALLPSLKFLNIRKRCMTRNG, from the exons ATGCGACTCAACCATATTTGTGTTCAACAG GCTGGTCTTAAACTTCTTGGGAGAGACAATATTAGACAAAAGATTATGGAAAAGATATTGTTGGATAGAAATGGTGGAAGTAATTGTACTGTCATTTGCATAAATGGTGGGAGTGGTCATGGCAAAACTTCACTGCTCCATGTCCTTTACGATGACCAACAATTGATGGATGCTTTTGACCAAAGGATATCGATACAGATGTCTGATAAATTAGACATATTAATGCTATTTAGGAAGATTGTTGAGTTTGCCATGAGTGACCATTGCAGCATTACGAACCTCACGTGTCTTCAAGAAATGGTTAAGGAGGACATCGCGGATAAGAAATTCTTGCTTTTCTTGGATGATGCGGACATGGAAGACCAACAATTTTGGAATAGTGTATTAGAAGTTCTTAATGCTGGTGCCAAAGGAAGTGCTGTTGTCATGGCTACAAGGAGTGTGACTGTTACTGCTCTTAGAG GTTTGGACTTGAAGGCCATTGGTGGTCTTTTGTGCCAGACAGAAACTATTTTCTTAGAAAAGGATATGTTTGAGGGAAGTGTTATGCTTTTACAGCTCTTCTACGATGTTTTACCAATCCATCTGAAGAAGTGCCTTGCATTCTGTTCCTTGTTCCCAGAAGGTTACATCTTTGATAAAATTCACATGGTCCTGCTATGGATATCTCATGGTTGTGTCAGGCCTGTTGAAGGGTGTGAACTTGAAGGTGTCGGAGTTGCATATTTCAATGAGTTGCTGCGCAGATCCTTTTTTCAGTATTCATCTTTCCAGAATGATAAAGATGACAAGTTTGTGATGCATGAGCTTATCTACAATGTGGTAGAGCCTGTCTCCCGAAACAGATACTTCAAGTCTGAGGATCTCCTGAGCAGCGTACCTGAAAATATTCTTCATTTGTCGATTGTTTCCTCGCAATTTCAGGCTGTTCAACTGATGTCCAGAACAGAAAAATTGAAGGATTTGCAGACATTTCTGGTGGTGCAACCTGAGTGGCAACCATACAACATTTGTTTTCCTACCTTAAATCTTGTCGGTTTAGACAATGTCCTTCTGAATTTCACTACCCTAGAGACACTGGATTTGAGGTACACCGACATAGAAGAGCTGCCAATCTCCATTGTTGGCCTGAGAAACTTGCAGTACTTATCTCTCAACTACACAAGCGTCAGGGCTCTTCCGTCTGAGCTCTGCTGCCTCAGCAATCTGCAGACACTGAAAGCGAATGACTGCCGCTTCCTCACCAAGTTACCTGGAGATGCAAAGAAGCTGCTCAAGCTGCGCCATCTTGATGTGACAAAAGAACTGGGTTACGTTCACTTGCCACATGGAGTTGGACAGCTGACTGAACTCCGGACACTGCCAGTCTTCCACGCCAGTGGTGACTCGTTACATTGCTCCATAAGTGAGCTGGGAAGCTTGCACAATATGAGGGGTTGCCTTCGGCTTTCAGGACTCGAGAGTGTCAAAACTGGCAGCAAGGCCCAGGAGTCTAACCTGAAGGATAAGCAGCACCTCCAGGATTTAACGCTGCAATGGCACAATGGCAGCATAGACATTGACGTCGATGACGAAGAAGCAGACAGTGTGGCTGAGAAGGTTCTTGAAAGCCACCAGCCGCACGTCAACCTCCAAGACCTCGCCATTAGAGGCTACCAAGGCAGTGCATTTCCTGCTTGGATGCAAGACTCTTCTTCCTTGCCCAGTTTAGTCTCGCTCACACTCGACAGCTGCTGCAACTGTACCCAGTTCCCCGCCCTTGCCCTGCTGCCATCACTGAAGTTCCTGAACATACGGAAGAGATGTATGACGCGCAACGGCTGA